In Thermodesulfobacteriota bacterium, a genomic segment contains:
- a CDS encoding D-aminoacyl-tRNA deacylase yields LYRAFVRRLGRSGLTVAEGLFRAQMEVELVNDGPVTFLIDSRKVF; encoded by the coding sequence GCTCTACCGGGCCTTTGTCCGGAGACTCGGTCGTAGCGGCCTTACGGTGGCCGAGGGGCTCTTCCGGGCGCAGATGGAGGTCGAGCTCGTTAACGACGGCCCGGTGACATTTCTTATAGACAGCAGGAAAGTTTTTTAG